The Thermoleophilaceae bacterium genome has a segment encoding these proteins:
- a CDS encoding acyl-CoA dehydrogenase family protein yields MDFRLSDEQIEFRRHCRQFASEVMRPVAAKHDREQSVPWEVIKAAREWELSGLEYIQKMATDPDGLFGVLYAEELHWGCAGLALAVSASGLAAAGIASSGTPEQIGRWVPECYGTGDDIKLGAYAVTEAGAGSDVKSLRTTAKLDGDEWVLNGTKVFISNGGIADVTVVVATVDPELGHRGQASFVVPKGTPGFSQGKKEDKIGIRASQTAEVVLEDCRIPVDYLLGGMDKLNRKLERARSGESGGASGALATFEITRPLVGASALGIAQAAYEWTLGYLEDRSDADGPLMEQQRVQQTLADVATEIEASRLLVWRAAWMGRNGVPMTGGQGSMSKLKAGDVTMWATTTLMDLVGDYAQTTDCPLEKWFRDAKIYQIFEGTAQVQRLVISRMQRQDYQRRLQEAADVLSQAPGAAPGDKISEAAKAVGATA; encoded by the coding sequence ATGGACTTCCGCCTTTCCGACGAGCAGATCGAATTCCGGCGCCACTGCCGGCAGTTCGCCAGCGAGGTCATGCGACCGGTCGCGGCGAAGCACGACCGCGAGCAGTCGGTGCCGTGGGAAGTGATCAAGGCCGCCCGGGAATGGGAGCTCTCCGGGCTCGAGTACATCCAGAAGATGGCCACCGATCCCGACGGCCTGTTCGGCGTGCTCTACGCCGAGGAGCTGCACTGGGGCTGTGCCGGCCTCGCGCTGGCCGTCTCGGCATCCGGCCTCGCCGCCGCCGGCATCGCCTCCTCGGGCACCCCGGAGCAGATCGGCCGCTGGGTGCCCGAGTGCTACGGGACGGGCGACGACATCAAGCTCGGCGCCTACGCGGTCACCGAGGCGGGCGCGGGCTCGGACGTCAAGTCGCTGCGCACCACCGCCAAGCTCGACGGCGACGAGTGGGTGCTCAACGGCACCAAGGTCTTCATCTCCAACGGCGGAATCGCCGACGTCACGGTCGTCGTGGCCACGGTCGACCCCGAACTCGGTCACCGCGGCCAGGCCTCGTTCGTCGTGCCGAAGGGCACGCCCGGCTTCTCGCAGGGCAAGAAGGAGGACAAGATCGGCATCCGCGCGTCCCAGACCGCGGAGGTCGTGCTCGAGGACTGCCGCATCCCGGTGGACTACCTCCTCGGCGGCATGGACAAGCTGAACAGGAAGCTCGAGCGCGCCCGCTCGGGCGAGTCCGGCGGCGCGTCCGGCGCGCTCGCCACCTTCGAGATCACGCGCCCGCTCGTGGGCGCCTCCGCCCTCGGCATCGCCCAGGCCGCCTACGAGTGGACCCTCGGCTACCTCGAGGACAGGTCCGACGCGGACGGCCCGCTCATGGAGCAGCAGCGCGTGCAGCAGACCCTGGCCGACGTGGCCACCGAGATCGAGGCGTCCCGGCTGCTCGTGTGGCGCGCCGCCTGGATGGGCCGCAACGGCGTGCCCATGACCGGTGGTCAGGGCTCCATGTCCAAGCTCAAGGCGGGCGACGTGACGATGTGGGCCACCACCACGCTCATGGACCTCGTGGGCGACTACGCCCAGACCACCGACTGCCCGCTCGAGAAGTGGTTCCGCGACGCCAAGATCTACCAGATCTTCGAGGGCACGGCACAGGTCCAGCGGCTCGTGATCTCG
- a CDS encoding cell wall-binding repeat-containing protein — protein MNRVLALLVLAALALTGCDLGDKDSTPPQLGASADDDEAAAKLGFPATATRNTIRVGGGDPIADTAGVVSAIFPSTSNESRPPAVALVDADAWQAGIAAAALVADPLGVPTLLSDGGDLPAVTEDVLNRLDPAGSDLSEDAEIIRVGDVTPTPDDRKSGIIRGEDPYELTAAIDRYLSVAQGEPSSDVIVASGERAEYAMPAAAWAARSGDSVLFTRKDRVPGATIEALRRHDRPDIFLLGPESVISDRAERSLGRVGRVRRIEGATAVETAVAFARYRGAGFGWGITVPGYNFSVANTGRPMDAVAAGPLGANGVFAPLLLTDTAERLAPGLENYFLDVQPGYAEGDPGNAVYNRVWILGDEEAVSIAAQSRLDEITELVPVRPREP, from the coding sequence GTGAACCGCGTCCTCGCTCTGCTCGTGCTCGCCGCCCTCGCGCTGACCGGCTGCGACCTCGGCGACAAGGACTCGACGCCGCCCCAGCTCGGCGCCAGCGCCGACGACGACGAGGCGGCGGCCAAGCTCGGCTTCCCCGCCACGGCCACGCGGAACACCATCCGGGTGGGCGGCGGCGACCCGATCGCGGACACCGCCGGCGTGGTCAGCGCAATCTTCCCGTCCACCAGCAACGAGAGCCGGCCTCCGGCCGTGGCGCTCGTGGACGCGGACGCCTGGCAGGCCGGCATCGCGGCCGCGGCGCTCGTGGCCGACCCGCTCGGCGTGCCCACGCTGCTCAGCGACGGCGGCGACCTCCCCGCCGTCACCGAGGACGTCCTGAACCGCCTCGACCCCGCGGGATCGGACCTCTCGGAGGACGCCGAGATCATCCGAGTCGGCGATGTCACCCCCACGCCGGACGATCGGAAGTCGGGCATCATCCGCGGCGAGGACCCCTACGAGCTCACGGCGGCCATCGACCGCTACCTGTCCGTGGCCCAGGGCGAGCCCTCCAGCGACGTCATCGTGGCGTCCGGCGAGCGCGCGGAGTACGCCATGCCCGCGGCGGCCTGGGCGGCCCGCTCCGGCGACAGCGTCCTGTTCACCCGCAAGGACCGGGTGCCCGGCGCGACCATCGAGGCCCTGCGCCGGCACGACAGGCCCGACATCTTCCTCCTCGGCCCCGAGAGCGTGATCTCCGACCGCGCGGAGCGCTCCCTGGGACGCGTCGGGCGCGTGCGCCGCATCGAGGGCGCCACCGCGGTGGAGACCGCCGTCGCCTTCGCGCGCTACCGCGGCGCCGGGTTCGGCTGGGGGATCACCGTGCCGGGGTACAACTTCAGCGTGGCGAACACCGGCCGCCCGATGGACGCGGTGGCCGCCGGCCCGCTCGGCGCGAACGGCGTCTTCGCCCCGCTGCTGCTCACCGACACCGCGGAGCGGTTGGCCCCTGGCCTCGAGAACTACTTCCTCGACGTCCAGCCCGGCTACGCGGAGGGCGACCCGGGAAACGCCGTCTACAACCGGGTCTGGATCCTCGGCGACGAGGAGGCCGTGTCGATCGCGGCCCAGTCGCGGCTCGACGAGATCACCGAGCTCGTGCCGGTCCGCCCGCGCGAGCCGTAG
- a CDS encoding FHA domain-containing protein, producing MSGPAAGRQINIPDEFQIGRAAPEDGRLGDDPELSRAHAKVTRNPQGQLVLEDLGSTNGTAVNGQRITGATVLKPGDTVQLGKTTLALQDEGGLQATALGGAAGGAAAGAAAAAAAAPPPPAPPTAPTQPLAAGGGPQSPGTPPPPPPPPGGGPAFGGGPGSGGSGGPPGGRPQPAGSSGGGGRKGLFIGLGALATVAAIVVAVLLLAGGGSDSNDEDDVRAAVTSFFENDCGALTDDYREELFGDAEGSPEEACEDAADDAEESDFDISDVSVDGDEAEAEVEVEDQDATFELAREDGDWKVDGIDAEVAMAGSGGATTPTPTETTPTPTPTPTETQEEDPRRTEAIATLQALITAVQDNDESVFCGLLSPRQAQRLVGGAGGDAAIARCVEVAADVDLGENVPDAIDVTGVRITGNQASVRLTTGERFTLVRRGGRYVIDSGLG from the coding sequence GTGTCCGGCCCCGCGGCCGGCCGGCAGATCAACATCCCTGACGAATTCCAGATCGGCCGCGCGGCCCCCGAAGACGGGCGCCTCGGGGACGATCCCGAGCTATCGCGCGCCCACGCCAAGGTCACGCGCAACCCGCAGGGTCAGCTCGTCCTCGAGGATCTCGGATCCACGAACGGGACGGCCGTCAACGGGCAGCGCATCACCGGGGCAACCGTGCTCAAGCCCGGGGACACCGTCCAGTTGGGCAAGACCACCCTGGCGCTCCAGGACGAGGGTGGCCTGCAGGCCACCGCGCTCGGCGGCGCCGCAGGTGGCGCTGCCGCCGGGGCGGCGGCCGCGGCAGCCGCGGCTCCGCCCCCTCCCGCCCCGCCCACGGCGCCCACCCAGCCGCTTGCGGCGGGTGGCGGGCCGCAGAGCCCGGGCACCCCGCCCCCGCCCCCGCCGCCCCCTGGCGGCGGCCCCGCGTTCGGCGGCGGCCCCGGCTCCGGGGGCTCCGGCGGCCCGCCCGGCGGGCGCCCGCAGCCGGCCGGCTCCTCCGGAGGGGGCGGCAGGAAGGGCCTCTTCATCGGCCTCGGCGCGCTCGCCACCGTCGCGGCGATCGTCGTGGCCGTGCTCCTGCTCGCCGGCGGCGGCAGCGACTCCAACGACGAGGATGACGTCCGCGCGGCGGTCACCTCGTTCTTCGAGAACGACTGCGGCGCCCTGACCGACGACTACCGCGAGGAGCTCTTCGGCGACGCCGAAGGCAGCCCGGAGGAGGCCTGCGAGGACGCTGCCGACGACGCCGAGGAGTCGGACTTCGACATCAGCGACGTGTCGGTGGACGGCGACGAGGCGGAGGCGGAGGTCGAGGTGGAGGACCAGGACGCCACGTTCGAGCTCGCACGCGAGGACGGCGACTGGAAGGTGGACGGCATCGACGCCGAGGTGGCCATGGCCGGCTCGGGCGGCGCCACCACACCCACTCCGACCGAAACCACGCCCACGCCCACCCCCACTCCCACCGAGACCCAGGAGGAGGATCCGCGCAGGACCGAGGCCATCGCCACCCTCCAGGCGCTGATCACCGCGGTCCAGGACAACGACGAGTCGGTCTTCTGCGGCCTGCTCAGCCCGCGCCAGGCCCAGCGTCTGGTGGGAGGTGCGGGCGGCGATGCCGCCATCGCCCGTTGCGTCGAGGTCGCGGCGGACGTGGACCTGGGAGAGAACGTTCCGGACGCGATCGACGTCACCGGCGTCCGCATCACCGGCAACCAGGCATCCGTGCGCCTCACCACCGGCGAACGCTTCACCCTGGTTCGCCGCGGCGGCCGCTACGTCATCGATTCGGGGCTCGGGTAA
- a CDS encoding nicotinamidase — MAEALIVVDFQNDFTPGGALAVPGGNEIAGRVNELIASGRFDLVVATRDWHPDHHGSFEAQGGPWPPHCVQDTAGAELHPALDSAGIDVVVDKGDDPDTEGYSGFQDTDLARVLHERDVDAVTVVGLATDYCVRHTSLDALREGFAVTVDRGGVRGIDAQPGDSQRALDEVRAGGGSITG, encoded by the coding sequence GTGGCCGAGGCGCTCATAGTCGTCGACTTCCAGAACGACTTCACGCCCGGAGGCGCGCTTGCGGTGCCGGGCGGGAACGAGATCGCCGGACGCGTGAACGAGCTGATCGCGTCCGGCCGCTTCGACCTGGTGGTGGCCACCCGCGACTGGCACCCGGATCACCATGGTTCGTTCGAGGCGCAGGGCGGGCCGTGGCCGCCGCACTGCGTTCAGGACACCGCGGGAGCCGAGCTGCACCCGGCGCTCGACAGCGCGGGAATCGACGTGGTCGTGGACAAGGGCGACGACCCCGACACGGAGGGCTACTCCGGCTTCCAGGACACGGACCTCGCGCGCGTCCTGCACGAGCGGGACGTGGACGCCGTCACGGTCGTGGGGCTGGCGACGGACTACTGCGTGCGCCACACCTCGCTCGACGCGCTGCGCGAGGGCTTCGCCGTGACGGTGGACCGAGGAGGCGTACGCGGGATCGACGCCCAGCCTGGCGACTCCCAGCGCGCGCTCGACGAGGTGCGCGCCGGCGGCGGCTCCATCACCGGCTGA
- a CDS encoding acyl-CoA dehydrogenase family protein: MNFDFTDDQHAIKRTAKEFLAARYKPERLRELAEAGEYDDAVWAEMAELGWAGIFIDEQHGGQGLGIVELVILMEELGYALAPSPFFANAAAGLVLQGAGTDEQKQRWLPGIASGEGTGTVGVLRDGGAPLVPDADTAAVLVLLDENGGGTVVTGADAEIEPRATIDSTRRFSSVRATGGEPLGSDTEGARAAICTALAAELTGVAQRAMEMAVEYAKDRKQFDRPIGAYQAVSHRCAQMLLEVEGARSTTYYAGWAADNEPESLPLAASMAKAYASDAGWRVTASSLQVHGGIGFTWEHDLHFFLKRAKTDGHLFGGAREHRDRVAGLALRSGAAVGA; encoded by the coding sequence ATGAACTTCGACTTCACCGACGACCAGCACGCCATCAAGCGCACCGCGAAGGAGTTCCTGGCGGCGCGCTACAAGCCCGAGCGCCTGCGCGAGCTGGCCGAGGCGGGCGAGTACGACGACGCCGTCTGGGCCGAGATGGCCGAGCTGGGCTGGGCCGGCATCTTCATCGACGAGCAGCACGGCGGCCAGGGCCTGGGCATCGTCGAGCTCGTCATCCTCATGGAGGAGCTGGGCTACGCGCTCGCCCCTTCGCCGTTCTTCGCCAATGCCGCCGCCGGCCTGGTGCTGCAGGGCGCCGGCACGGACGAGCAGAAGCAGCGCTGGCTGCCGGGCATCGCCTCGGGTGAGGGCACGGGCACGGTGGGCGTGCTGCGCGACGGAGGGGCGCCGCTCGTGCCGGACGCCGACACCGCCGCGGTCCTCGTGCTGCTCGACGAGAACGGCGGCGGCACCGTGGTCACGGGCGCCGACGCCGAGATCGAGCCGCGCGCCACCATCGACTCCACTCGCCGCTTCTCCTCCGTGCGCGCCACCGGCGGCGAGCCGCTGGGCAGCGACACCGAGGGCGCGCGCGCCGCCATCTGCACCGCCCTGGCCGCCGAGCTCACGGGCGTCGCGCAGCGCGCCATGGAGATGGCGGTGGAGTACGCCAAGGACCGCAAGCAGTTCGACCGCCCGATCGGCGCCTACCAGGCAGTGTCACACCGCTGCGCGCAGATGCTGCTCGAGGTCGAGGGCGCCCGCTCCACCACGTACTACGCCGGCTGGGCGGCGGACAACGAGCCCGAGTCGCTGCCGCTGGCGGCGTCGATGGCCAAGGCCTACGCCTCCGACGCCGGCTGGCGCGTGACCGCCTCCTCGCTGCAGGTGCACGGCGGCATCGGCTTCACGTGGGAGCACGACCTGCACTTCTTCCTCAAGCGCGCGAAGACCGATGGCCACCTGTTCGGCGGCGCGCGCGAGCACCGCGACCGCGTCGCGGGCCTGGCGCTGCGCTCCGGCGCCGCCGTCGGCGCGTAG
- a CDS encoding acyl-CoA dehydrogenase family protein encodes MDLTLSPKEQAFRDELRAWMEANHPGEEPEGDEAAFEFRTAWQRKCHEDGWAGISWPKEFGGRGATLIEQAIFNEETVRAKAPAQANVLALAMGGPTVITHGSEEQKQRFLDPILSADEIWCQGFSEPDSGSDLASLKTRAVKSNGGWKVTGQKVWTTFAHHAKWCMLVARTDQDAPKHQGLTYFLMDMEQEAVQVRPLVQITGEAEFNELFIEEAEIPDENVVGGVGNGWGVAITTLMHERATLAFGLQVQVKIALAELVQLVRDEGLDDDPVIRQRIGQLVTEAEVLRLNAYRGLTQIMKTGVPGPEGSLGKWHWSDVNQSLTETAMEVRGPEAPVVDGEWTYRFLRARANSIEGGTTEILKNIVAERVLGLPKLR; translated from the coding sequence GTGGACCTGACGCTCTCGCCAAAGGAGCAGGCCTTCCGGGACGAGCTCCGGGCGTGGATGGAGGCCAACCACCCGGGCGAGGAGCCCGAAGGCGACGAGGCCGCGTTCGAGTTCCGCACGGCGTGGCAGCGCAAGTGCCACGAGGACGGCTGGGCGGGGATCTCGTGGCCCAAGGAGTTCGGCGGCCGCGGCGCCACGCTCATCGAGCAGGCCATCTTCAACGAGGAGACGGTGCGCGCCAAGGCGCCGGCCCAGGCCAACGTGCTGGCGCTCGCGATGGGCGGCCCAACCGTCATCACCCACGGCAGCGAGGAGCAGAAGCAGCGCTTCCTCGACCCCATCCTCTCGGCCGACGAGATCTGGTGCCAGGGGTTCTCGGAGCCGGATTCGGGCTCCGATCTCGCTTCGCTCAAGACCAGGGCCGTCAAGTCCAACGGCGGCTGGAAGGTCACCGGCCAGAAGGTGTGGACCACGTTCGCCCACCACGCCAAGTGGTGCATGCTCGTCGCGCGCACGGACCAGGACGCGCCCAAGCACCAGGGCCTCACCTACTTCCTGATGGACATGGAGCAGGAGGCCGTGCAGGTGCGCCCGCTCGTCCAGATCACCGGCGAGGCCGAGTTCAACGAGCTCTTCATCGAGGAGGCCGAGATCCCGGACGAGAACGTCGTCGGCGGGGTCGGCAACGGCTGGGGAGTGGCCATCACCACGCTCATGCACGAGCGTGCCACGCTGGCCTTCGGGCTTCAGGTCCAGGTGAAGATCGCGCTCGCGGAGCTCGTGCAGCTCGTGCGCGACGAGGGCCTGGACGACGACCCCGTCATCCGCCAGCGCATCGGCCAGCTCGTCACGGAGGCCGAGGTGCTGCGGCTCAACGCCTACCGCGGGCTCACCCAGATCATGAAGACGGGCGTGCCCGGCCCCGAGGGCTCGCTCGGCAAGTGGCACTGGTCCGATGTCAACCAGTCGCTCACCGAGACGGCCATGGAGGTTCGGGGCCCCGAGGCCCCGGTGGTGGACGGCGAGTGGACCTACCGCTTCCTGCGCGCCCGCGCCAACTCCATCGAGGGTGGGACCACCGAGATCCTCAAGAACATCGTCGCCGAGCGCGTGCTCGGCCTCCCCAAGCTGCGATGA
- a CDS encoding LLM class flavin-dependent oxidoreductase, with the protein MRIGLFLAYWPWLSPEEQIDLARIADRDGLDSLWVSEAWGQDAVSVLGRLTGETERIGLGAGILQIPARTPAMTAMTAATLDTLSGGRFRLGLGVSGPQVSEGWHGVPFARPVARTREYVEIVRAALRREGALSYDGDEFRLPAEGGGLGKPLKMLIHPPRADVPVYLGAMGPKSLEQVGRIADGWLPFFFAPEHAEEMLAPVRAGGRDVDVSPVVLVCVDDDPARARDLARPWLSIYLGAMGAKAKNFYVDVADALGHGDSARRVQELFSAGDREGAAGALSAGLIDACAICTTPAGLDVRLAAYERAGADTLLALPFGDRPAIVRMLAAATS; encoded by the coding sequence ATGCGGATCGGGCTCTTCCTCGCCTACTGGCCCTGGCTCTCCCCCGAGGAGCAGATCGACCTGGCCCGGATCGCCGACCGCGACGGCCTGGACTCGCTGTGGGTGTCGGAGGCGTGGGGGCAGGACGCGGTGTCGGTGCTCGGGCGCCTGACCGGCGAGACCGAGCGCATCGGCCTCGGCGCAGGGATCCTCCAGATCCCCGCCCGCACCCCGGCGATGACGGCGATGACCGCCGCCACGCTCGACACGCTGTCGGGCGGGCGCTTCCGCCTGGGCCTGGGCGTTTCCGGCCCGCAGGTGTCGGAGGGCTGGCACGGCGTGCCGTTCGCCCGGCCCGTCGCGCGCACCCGCGAGTACGTGGAGATCGTACGAGCGGCGCTGCGGCGCGAGGGGGCCCTGTCCTATGACGGCGACGAGTTCCGGCTGCCGGCCGAGGGCGGCGGGCTGGGCAAGCCGCTCAAGATGCTGATCCACCCGCCGCGCGCCGACGTGCCGGTCTACCTCGGGGCGATGGGGCCGAAGTCGCTCGAGCAGGTGGGACGCATCGCCGACGGCTGGCTGCCGTTCTTCTTCGCCCCCGAGCACGCGGAGGAGATGCTCGCGCCGGTGCGGGCCGGCGGCCGCGACGTGGACGTATCGCCGGTGGTGCTCGTCTGCGTGGACGACGACCCGGCGCGCGCCCGCGACCTCGCCCGGCCATGGCTCTCGATCTATCTCGGCGCGATGGGCGCCAAGGCGAAGAACTTCTATGTGGACGTGGCGGACGCCCTGGGCCACGGCGACAGCGCGCGGCGCGTGCAGGAGCTGTTCTCGGCCGGCGACCGCGAGGGCGCGGCGGGCGCGCTCAGCGCCGGGCTGATCGACGCCTGCGCCATCTGCACGACTCCCGCCGGCCTCGACGTTCGCCTGGCCGCGTACGAGCGAGCCGGCGCCGACACCCTGCTCGCGCTGCCGTTCGGCGACCGCCCGGCGATCGTGCGGATGCTGGCGGCCGCGACGAGTTAG
- a CDS encoding protein kinase — MAQQTRDRVLAGRYRVLERLGSGGMAAVYLAEDQRLGRRVAVKRLHADSPDDAARRFAREAKLLASLNHPNVVGVFDTVTDGEGVLIVMEYVEGETLSDALRRGPLEPGRATEVIAGVAAALDHAHEHGVVHRDVKPANVLLGGGEQVKLADLGIARAAEGTQLTRTGTVLGTPSYMAPEQLEGRELTPAVDVYALAAMAWETLAGRKAREGRTPMEIAHRVASEPPPDLREAWPKAPPGAAEVLRRGMSRDPVRRPRSAGSLAGGLTAALEQGEGATAATRPLAAGAAAPSPPVAGARSRTERAAAPPPRRSRRGVAAAIPLALLVAVVAVVAGIAAGRGGDETPERGAGLPSQPEPEQAPQEDAAPPGDEDQPQPEQSGDPVAEGMELHDQGFALMNQERYQEAIPVLRESVSLLEDARPPQYWYSLFNLGRSLRLSGSPQEAIPVLEQRLQYAEQRETVEEELALAREEAGQGGGRGERGEDNGEGNGRGRGNSDRDDDD, encoded by the coding sequence GTGGCCCAGCAGACCAGGGATCGAGTGCTCGCCGGGCGTTACCGCGTCCTCGAGCGGCTCGGCAGCGGGGGCATGGCGGCCGTCTACCTGGCCGAGGACCAGCGCCTTGGGCGCAGGGTGGCGGTCAAGCGCCTCCACGCCGACAGCCCTGATGACGCGGCGCGCCGCTTCGCGCGCGAGGCCAAGCTTCTCGCCTCGCTGAACCACCCGAACGTCGTCGGGGTGTTCGACACCGTGACCGACGGCGAGGGCGTGCTCATCGTCATGGAGTACGTCGAGGGGGAGACGCTGAGCGACGCGCTGCGGCGCGGGCCGCTCGAGCCCGGACGTGCGACCGAGGTGATCGCCGGCGTGGCCGCCGCGCTGGACCACGCCCACGAACACGGGGTCGTGCACCGGGATGTGAAGCCCGCCAACGTGCTGCTGGGCGGCGGCGAGCAGGTGAAGCTGGCCGACCTCGGGATCGCCAGGGCGGCGGAGGGCACCCAGCTCACGCGCACGGGGACCGTGCTCGGCACGCCGTCCTACATGGCGCCGGAGCAGCTCGAGGGCCGCGAGCTCACGCCGGCGGTGGACGTCTATGCCCTGGCCGCGATGGCGTGGGAGACGCTGGCCGGGCGCAAGGCGCGCGAGGGCCGCACGCCGATGGAGATCGCCCACCGCGTGGCCAGCGAGCCGCCCCCCGACCTCCGCGAGGCGTGGCCCAAGGCCCCGCCCGGCGCGGCGGAGGTGCTGCGCCGCGGCATGTCCCGCGACCCCGTGCGACGGCCGCGCAGCGCCGGCTCGCTCGCCGGCGGCCTGACGGCCGCGCTGGAGCAGGGGGAGGGGGCCACGGCCGCCACCCGGCCGCTCGCCGCCGGGGCCGCGGCCCCGTCGCCGCCCGTCGCCGGCGCCCGGTCACGCACCGAGCGCGCGGCCGCGCCTCCCCCGCGCCGCAGCCGCCGGGGCGTCGCGGCAGCAATCCCGCTGGCGCTGCTCGTGGCCGTGGTCGCCGTGGTCGCCGGCATCGCCGCCGGCAGGGGCGGCGACGAGACCCCGGAGCGGGGTGCCGGGCTGCCCTCGCAGCCCGAGCCCGAGCAGGCTCCGCAGGAGGACGCCGCGCCGCCGGGGGACGAGGATCAGCCGCAGCCGGAGCAGTCCGGGGACCCTGTGGCGGAGGGCATGGAGCTGCACGACCAGGGCTTCGCGCTGATGAACCAGGAGCGCTATCAGGAGGCGATCCCGGTGCTGCGCGAATCCGTGTCCCTGCTCGAGGACGCCAGGCCCCCCCAGTACTGGTACTCGCTCTTCAACCTCGGACGCTCGCTGCGCCTCTCAGGCAGCCCGCAGGAGGCGATCCCGGTCCTCGAGCAGCGCCTGCAGTACGCCGAGCAGCGCGAGACCGTGGAGGAGGAGCTGGCGCTGGCGCGCGAGGAGGCCGGCCAGGGCGGCGGGCGCGGTGAGCGCGGTGAGGACAACGGCGAGGGCAACGGCCGCGGCCGTGGCAACAGTGACAGGGACGACGACGACTAA
- a CDS encoding thiolase family protein, producing the protein MPMQNGSGDREVVIVEAVRTPIGRGHPEKGIYKDTHPNALLAKTYTEVIERAGIPAEAVEDVITGCVQQYGEQAFNVGRNAWLQAGLPVETPATTVDRQCGSAQQAVNFGAALVASGVHDAVIGSGVEHMGHVPMGVGFKWVDDVGSPWPEELMARYNLVPQGISAEMIADQWEISRSELDELGVRSHQLAHQATEEGRFEREIVPFAVNGDTHVADQGIRPGTDLETLSGLKPAFKEDGKVTAGNSSQISDGAAAVLLMERRKAEALGLKPRARIVDQTTVGVDPVIMLTGPIPATKKILERNKMTMNDIDLVEINEAFASVVAAWRRELDPDMDRVNVNGGAIALGHPLGSTGARLITTLLHEMERSDKEIGLVTMCCGGGLGTGTLIERI; encoded by the coding sequence ATGCCGATGCAGAACGGAAGTGGCGATCGAGAGGTCGTCATCGTCGAGGCGGTCAGGACGCCCATCGGGCGCGGCCACCCGGAGAAGGGCATCTACAAGGACACGCATCCCAATGCCCTGCTCGCGAAGACCTACACCGAGGTCATAGAGCGGGCGGGCATCCCGGCCGAGGCGGTCGAGGACGTCATCACCGGATGCGTGCAGCAGTACGGCGAGCAGGCCTTCAACGTGGGCCGCAACGCGTGGCTCCAGGCGGGGCTGCCGGTGGAGACGCCGGCCACCACCGTCGATCGCCAGTGCGGCTCGGCCCAGCAGGCCGTGAACTTCGGCGCCGCGCTCGTGGCGTCCGGCGTGCACGACGCCGTCATCGGGTCGGGCGTGGAGCACATGGGCCACGTGCCGATGGGCGTGGGCTTCAAGTGGGTGGACGACGTCGGCTCGCCCTGGCCCGAGGAGCTCATGGCCAGGTACAACCTCGTGCCGCAGGGCATCTCGGCCGAGATGATCGCCGACCAGTGGGAGATCTCCCGCTCCGAGCTCGACGAGCTGGGGGTGCGCTCCCACCAGCTTGCCCACCAGGCCACGGAGGAGGGCCGCTTCGAGCGCGAGATCGTCCCGTTCGCCGTGAACGGCGACACGCACGTGGCCGACCAGGGCATCCGCCCCGGCACCGACCTCGAGACGCTGTCGGGCCTCAAGCCGGCGTTCAAGGAGGACGGCAAGGTCACGGCCGGCAACTCCTCCCAGATCTCCGACGGCGCCGCCGCGGTCCTGCTCATGGAGCGCAGGAAGGCCGAGGCCCTCGGGCTCAAGCCGCGCGCGCGGATCGTGGACCAGACCACGGTCGGCGTGGACCCGGTGATCATGCTCACGGGCCCGATCCCCGCCACGAAGAAGATCCTCGAGCGCAACAAGATGACGATGAACGACATCGACCTCGTGGAGATCAACGAGGCGTTCGCCTCCGTCGTCGCGGCCTGGCGCCGCGAGCTCGATCCCGACATGGACCGCGTGAACGTGAACGGGGGCGCCATCGCGCTCGGCCACCCGCTCGGCTCCACCGGGGCGCGGCTCATCACCACGCTGCTGCACGAGATGGAGCGCTCCGACAAGGAGATCGGCCTCGTCACGATGTGCTGCGGCGGCGGTTTGGGCACGGGCACGCTCATCGAGCGCATCTAG